A single Candidatus Diapherotrites archaeon DNA region contains:
- a CDS encoding ATPase, T2SS/T4P/T4SS family codes for MHAKERIEEREKRETERLLGFRTRKIKKELIRKFLLKTDSIELIELKNRQKIYFLKEFPELSLEEAELVKETVEEFQAKEGRGEEKNLAKEFNSYCRRNLIELDREQKNYLYKLIESIAFGFGPLNAILADDSIEEVSLAGLSARNPVRVFEKSQGWIETNLYYSSEQTVKDLVNKMARKIGRRLSMQTPKINAVLPDGSRLNATIKPVSFTGPSFTIRKFREEPFTPLDLIRNNTFTAELMAFTWLALESDASIVVAGNTGSGKTTTLNSLFSFVPKNERIIAVEETPEIKLPHRHLIKLNTIESLGIGMQELITDTLRMRPDRIIVGEIRSREEINAFIDTMLAGQGKGSYATFHAQSSQEAVTRMKNYGIIDLDLQSIDLMLIQKRWTQVNLKKKQRKETRKIIEASEILLQEGKLKLNKLYEFNYKKNELEKKSHGIKAMQKIMNCLGLSKRKAEKEIKRREKMLKKMLAEKYSLKEFFERINQEMQ; via the coding sequence TTGCACGCAAAGGAAAGAATTGAAGAAAGAGAGAAAAGAGAAACTGAAAGGCTTTTAGGCTTCAGGACAAGAAAAATAAAGAAAGAATTAATCCGCAAATTTCTGCTTAAAACTGATTCTATTGAATTGATTGAATTAAAAAACAGGCAGAAAATATACTTCCTCAAAGAATTCCCGGAGCTCTCGCTCGAAGAAGCAGAACTAGTGAAAGAGACAGTGGAAGAATTCCAGGCAAAAGAAGGCAGAGGAGAAGAAAAGAACTTGGCAAAAGAATTCAATTCCTACTGCAGGAGAAACCTAATTGAATTAGACAGGGAACAAAAGAACTACCTGTACAAGCTGATAGAATCAATTGCATTCGGTTTCGGGCCATTAAACGCAATTCTTGCAGACGACAGCATAGAAGAAGTAAGCCTGGCAGGCTTAAGCGCAAGAAATCCAGTGCGCGTGTTCGAGAAAAGCCAAGGATGGATTGAAACCAACTTATATTACTCATCAGAGCAGACAGTCAAGGACTTAGTGAACAAGATGGCTAGAAAGATAGGGAGAAGGCTTTCAATGCAGACACCAAAAATAAATGCTGTCCTGCCAGACGGCTCAAGATTGAATGCAACAATAAAGCCTGTATCTTTTACCGGTCCAAGCTTTACTATAAGAAAATTCAGGGAAGAGCCTTTCACCCCATTAGACCTCATAAGAAACAATACCTTTACAGCAGAATTAATGGCCTTTACCTGGCTGGCACTGGAATCAGATGCAAGCATTGTGGTTGCAGGAAACACAGGCTCAGGAAAAACTACCACATTGAATTCCCTCTTCAGTTTTGTTCCAAAAAACGAGAGAATAATTGCAGTAGAAGAAACCCCAGAAATAAAACTGCCTCACAGGCACTTAATCAAATTAAATACAATTGAAAGCCTTGGAATAGGAATGCAGGAACTTATAACAGACACACTGAGAATGAGGCCTGACAGGATAATTGTAGGGGAAATAAGAAGCAGGGAAGAAATAAACGCATTCATTGACACAATGCTCGCAGGACAAGGAAAGGGAAGCTATGCAACATTTCACGCGCAAAGCTCGCAGGAAGCAGTAACAAGAATGAAAAATTACGGGATAATAGACCTAGACCTCCAATCAATTGACCTCATGCTAATACAGAAGAGATGGACTCAAGTAAACCTGAAGAAAAAACAGAGAAAGGAGACAAGGAAAATAATTGAAGCAAGCGAAATTCTATTGCAGGAGGGCAAGCTGAAGCTCAACAAATTATACGAATTCAATTACAAGAAAAACGAATTAGAGAAAAAAAGCCACGGCATTAAAGCAATGCAGAAGATAATGAACTGCTTGGGCTTAAGCAAAAGGAAAGCAGAAAAAGAAATAAAAAGAAGGGAAAAAATGCTCAAAAAAATGCTTGCAGAAAAATACAGCTTGAAGGAATTCTTTGAAAGAATAAACCAAGAAATGCAGTGA
- a CDS encoding type II secretion system F family protein, translating to MKIEEEKEKILLETQKNLEKARINKNAEKYWKEIIAYSSIATIIAWITAALLTQEIILSAILAFTLLVLGIALGYYYPLHKKNSIAGEIEKELPFALMSMAVELNMNLPFEKALKNASKRNYGILSKELERATREISLKGASIQEALLHLSERIDSRNLKRSIAHLVSVNEQGSKNERGEPIKRIAKELLSKQRAEAKEFSGKLIILSLLFIAVSAIIPAMFLAFVSIGSMFLAIEFTPIQVIIISVVVFPAIDLAILYLVKLKTPVFLRE from the coding sequence ATGAAAATTGAAGAAGAAAAAGAAAAAATTTTGCTTGAAACACAAAAAAACCTTGAGAAAGCAAGGATAAACAAAAACGCAGAAAAATACTGGAAGGAAATTATTGCTTATTCTTCAATTGCAACAATAATTGCCTGGATTACTGCAGCGCTTTTAACACAGGAAATAATATTGAGCGCAATCCTTGCATTCACGCTTCTTGTTCTCGGAATCGCCTTGGGATACTATTATCCCTTGCACAAAAAGAATTCGATTGCAGGAGAAATAGAGAAGGAACTGCCTTTCGCCTTAATGTCAATGGCTGTAGAATTGAACATGAACCTGCCCTTCGAGAAGGCATTGAAGAATGCATCAAAAAGGAATTATGGAATTCTTTCAAAAGAATTGGAGAGGGCAACAAGAGAGATTTCATTGAAAGGAGCAAGCATACAGGAAGCCTTACTGCACTTGAGCGAGAGAATTGACTCAAGAAACTTGAAGAGGAGCATTGCACACTTGGTGAGCGTGAACGAACAGGGAAGCAAGAACGAGAGAGGAGAGCCAATAAAAAGGATTGCAAAAGAGCTTCTCTCAAAGCAGAGGGCAGAAGCAAAAGAATTTTCTGGAAAATTGATAATCCTCTCACTGCTCTTCATTGCAGTCTCAGCAATAATCCCTGCAATGTTCCTGGCATTTGTCTCAATAGGCTCAATGTTCCTTGCAATAGAATTCACTCCAATCCAGGTAATAATAATTTCAGTAGTAGTCTTCCCTGCAATAGACTTGGCAATACTCTACCTAGTAAAACTCAAGACTCCAGTCTTTCTGAGGGAATAA
- a CDS encoding type II secretion system F family protein, with protein MKIIPSFNSIIEYFFGKKSRIEFEEMLKENECKKNLEGIIKESLLHGAVAATILFSILIFLEFPFFYSIIFSLTAFFAPLILQYSFQLLLFEKRKREKERMVPDLLLQASLFPRGTATTKIISYMAKTEFGLLSKEFKKVNSEIRKGASIEKALSRMQQRCKSKIVERAADLLIQGHSSGAEMHSVFKETAEDVLETQSIIRERNATTTIEKYTVLMAAAIIVPLILGLIVGLIEGLNFQGIAELSLGLSSKERKALLEAALTANFSYIIEYSLIASIFISHHEGNKKKAIIYSLILIPASIITYTIARAL; from the coding sequence ATGAAAATCATTCCTTCATTCAATTCAATAATAGAATATTTTTTTGGGAAAAAAAGCAGGATAGAATTCGAGGAAATGCTGAAAGAGAATGAGTGCAAGAAAAATTTGGAAGGAATAATAAAAGAAAGCCTCTTGCACGGCGCAGTTGCAGCGACAATTCTTTTCTCAATTCTTATATTCCTTGAATTCCCTTTTTTTTACTCAATAATTTTCTCATTAACTGCATTCTTCGCGCCTTTAATCCTCCAATACTCTTTTCAACTGCTATTGTTTGAGAAAAGAAAAAGAGAAAAAGAAAGAATGGTTCCTGACCTGCTACTGCAGGCAAGCCTTTTTCCGAGAGGTACAGCAACAACAAAAATAATAAGCTACATGGCCAAAACAGAATTCGGCCTGCTCAGCAAGGAATTCAAAAAAGTCAATTCAGAGATAAGGAAAGGAGCATCAATAGAAAAAGCGCTTTCAAGGATGCAGCAGAGATGCAAGAGCAAGATCGTAGAGAGGGCAGCAGACCTTTTAATTCAAGGCCACTCAAGCGGGGCAGAAATGCACTCTGTGTTCAAGGAGACAGCAGAAGACGTCCTTGAAACGCAATCAATTATAAGGGAAAGGAATGCAACAACAACAATAGAAAAATACACTGTACTAATGGCAGCCGCAATAATAGTACCATTAATTTTAGGGTTGATTGTAGGGCTGATAGAAGGACTGAATTTCCAGGGCATTGCAGAGCTGAGCCTTGGATTGAGTTCAAAAGAGAGAAAGGCACTGCTTGAAGCAGCACTCACAGCAAACTTCTCATACATAATTGAATATTCCTTGATTGCCTCCATCTTCATTTCACACCATGAAGGCAACAAAAAGAAAGCAATAATTTACTCCCTTATACTAATCCCTGCAAGCATAATCACTTACACGATTGCAAGGGCATTGTGA
- a CDS encoding YgiT-type zinc finger protein, whose product MSMKCIHCNTPTKKVSAKRKYFNRCLIENVQILKCTKCGEKYLDENEYEKIKII is encoded by the coding sequence ATGAGCATGAAATGCATTCACTGCAATACGCCGACAAAAAAAGTTTCAGCAAAAAGGAAATACTTCAACAGATGCTTAATTGAAAATGTGCAGATACTAAAATGCACTAAATGCGGAGAAAAATATTTAGATGAAAACGAATACGAAAAAATAAAAATAATTTGA
- a CDS encoding PAC2 family protein, with amino-acid sequence MPEEIKVNFIEYEKMDFSDYTLIEGFPGMGLVGTIGAKYLAERMNFREIGYIDANVFIPIIRIHQGIPVNPSRIYANDKLKLAIIISEQIIPRYYTDKLAKAVVEWIKEKKFKRLISLEGINADPTQSKETIYGIAANEKSKKLLDQYGIKIVSEGITTGITSLMLLELKKTNMEAFSILGNVNIQADYKAAAALLEKLNLILGLNISIEPLMKEAKETEKELLKHLENIKRTHGAVQKLEEDQPPMYT; translated from the coding sequence ATGCCTGAAGAAATAAAAGTGAATTTTATTGAATATGAAAAAATGGATTTCTCTGACTACACACTGATCGAAGGATTCCCGGGAATGGGCCTTGTAGGCACAATAGGAGCAAAATACCTGGCTGAAAGAATGAACTTCAGGGAAATAGGCTACATTGATGCTAATGTATTCATCCCAATAATAAGAATTCATCAAGGCATTCCAGTAAACCCCTCAAGGATTTATGCAAACGATAAATTGAAGCTGGCAATAATAATCTCCGAGCAAATAATCCCAAGATATTATACGGACAAACTGGCAAAAGCCGTAGTTGAATGGATCAAAGAAAAGAAGTTCAAAAGGCTCATATCGCTTGAAGGAATTAACGCCGACCCAACGCAAAGCAAGGAAACCATTTACGGCATTGCAGCAAACGAGAAATCAAAGAAACTCTTGGACCAGTACGGCATAAAAATTGTAAGCGAAGGAATAACAACAGGCATAACCTCCCTCATGCTGTTAGAACTAAAGAAAACCAACATGGAGGCATTCAGCATTCTGGGGAATGTCAATATCCAGGCAGACTACAAGGCAGCAGCAGCTCTCCTGGAAAAACTAAACCTGATATTAGGCTTGAACATAAGCATTGAGCCTTTAATGAAAGAAGCAAAAGAAACAGAGAAAGAATTATTGAAGCATTTGGAGAACATAAAGAGAACCCACGGCGCAGTACAGAAACTCGAAGAAGACCAACCTCCAATGTACACGTGA